The Gemmatimonadaceae bacterium DNA segment GGCGTCCGCGCCGTGTTCGTGGACGTCGAGAGCGCGGTGCTGGCACCGGACGAAAGCGCATTCCCCTACCAACTGGCGACGGCGCAGTTGGGCGTCATCCACGACACCCGCGACCACCTGTTCGCCCCGACCAACGGACGCGTGGTGGACATCTCGCTGGGCGTGGGGCCGCTACGCCACGAGGGTCGCACGAATCTCCTCACGCGCACGCGCGTGGACCTGCGTGGATACCGCCCGCTGCTGCGCGGCAGCTCGGTGGGCGTGCAGGCAGTGCTCGTCGGCAACGACGGCGCGGTGCCGATCGACCAGATGGCGCTGCTCGGCCACCACACGCTCAACCGCGGCTACACGATGGGCCGCTATCGCGACCACTGGATGGCATCCACACAGATGGAGCTGCGCAGCGGCGCCTTCGGCTGGGGGGAGCGCTTCGTGCTGACGGGCTTCGGCGGCGGCGCGCTGCTGGGGCGCTCGTTGCAAGGTCTCTCGGAGGGCAGCGTCTTGCCAAGCGGGGGCGCGGGCATTCGATTCCGCCTCGACCCGCGCACGCGCTCGGCGATCCGTGTGGACTACGCCGTGGGCAAGGCGGGGCAGTCAGGCCTGTACGTCGCCTTCAACGAGGCCTTCTAGCCTCGGGAGCATCCCGTGGCAGACATCAAGCTCGGCAAGATCCAGCAGATCGCGCTCGTGCAGCACGACGTCGAACGCGCGGTCCCCTTCTATAGAGACGGGCTCGGCTTGCCGCTGCTCTTCGAGACGGCGGGGATGGCGTTCTTTGACGCCGGCGGCGTGCGGCTGATGCTGAGCAAGCCCAGCCGTGCCGAGGTGGACCACAAGAACTCGATTATGTACTTCGAGGTGGCCGACTGCGCGGCGGCCTATGAGGCGCTCGCGGCACGCGGCGTACCATTTGATGAAGCGCCGCACGTGGTGGGCCGCACGGCCACGCACGAAATCTGGGTCGCGTTCTGCCGCGATCCCGAGGACAACATCCTCGCCATTAGCGAGGCGCGGGCGCTGTAACGGCGCTCAGGACGTCCCCATCGCGCCGGACGAGGCACCACACGCGTTCGCGCTGACTTTAGATTCCCTCTGTGCAGGCCCAGCGTCCGCCCCAGTCGCGCGGCCGCGCGCGAAACGCCGGTCTCCGTTGTCCAGACAGAGGTCTCCGCTGTGAATGATCGCTTCCTTCGCGCCCTGCGGCGCGAGCCCGTTGACCGTCCCCCCGTGTGGATGATGCGCCAGGCCGGCCGCTACCTGCCGGAGTACCGGGCGGTGC contains these protein-coding regions:
- a CDS encoding VOC family protein, with translation MADIKLGKIQQIALVQHDVERAVPFYRDGLGLPLLFETAGMAFFDAGGVRLMLSKPSRAEVDHKNSIMYFEVADCAAAYEALAARGVPFDEAPHVVGRTATHEIWVAFCRDPEDNILAISEARAL
- a CDS encoding BamA/TamA family outer membrane protein; the protein is MRLPSLALFACLGLAPQLSAQATWKTTVLPVVGSAPETGGQFGAALFRTLQPDDSLDTRPSSLMGNAVATTKGQQRAFVEYDRWAPGNQRRTWAAVIVSRFPLPHWGSGYETFAEPVDYEPVTLELALTRHRKTGRATWLNAGVRAVFVDVESAVLAPDESAFPYQLATAQLGVIHDTRDHLFAPTNGRVVDISLGVGPLRHEGRTNLLTRTRVDLRGYRPLLRGSSVGVQAVLVGNDGAVPIDQMALLGHHTLNRGYTMGRYRDHWMASTQMELRSGAFGWGERFVLTGFGGGALLGRSLQGLSEGSVLPSGGAGIRFRLDPRTRSAIRVDYAVGKAGQSGLYVAFNEAF